One Vicia villosa cultivar HV-30 ecotype Madison, WI linkage group LG5, Vvil1.0, whole genome shotgun sequence genomic window, ATGAGAAGTACTCTCTTGCACTTCCATACATAGCATACACACTGAGGCCATGACACAACCTCACTTTTGAATATTATCATCAATAGGCAGTTTTCTGTGTAGCGCCTTccacttttgaaaatatattggtAGTATACAAATTAATTCCGACTATGTATACTCAACGAAGCCAAtacttcaaaagttatgtactGCGTATCCAAATTTCTACCAAGTACTAAACCGAATTTTGAGTCATATGACTGTGTTTTGAAATCCTTCGCTTATTTATCTATTTACTTTTGTTTAATGTcagtcatttaaaaaaaaaaatggattttgCACATGATTGATCATAAAATAAGATAGATTTTGAAAAAGTGTGCTGtgaaaataaatcaattaaatagtATATCAGAAGAACCAAGTATGTTATCAATATTACAAAGCATGATTACTCAGAACTCTCAAGTAAAACAAAAAAAGTGCGAAAGAGAATAATTGGCATCATATTCATAAGCTTCGTACGTGTCTTCCACATAGCAATCATTCAAACCATAGACATTCATATCATCTTTTGATGTTGTTAACTCCTTAATCCTTTGTTGGGGAAAAGACCAAGAATAATCAAACTCTAATGTATTTGGTGAAATACCCAATTCGCAGTTTATCATATTCATATCTACCCCATTAGGATCTTGGTTCTGAACCCAAAACAAAGACTTTGACTCTTCACTACTCCATGAAGAGTTGTTTTCCTTTTCATGTACCATGATGCTATTATCAATAGGAGCACCTTGTAAAGAAGAACACATCATTGTAGACTGATTTTGACACtgagtttgagtttgagtttgaTTTGAGATGGATTTACGATGAAGAAGCTTTTTGAGTTTAAGAGATATAGGAGAATTGGTAGGAATGGGATGACTGGTAGAGAAGTTTGTACGAGTGTTTGAACCTCTAAGGAGACATGCAGCTTCATCATAAGCACGAGCAGCTTCTTCAGCGGTTTTATAAGTACCAAGCCACATCCTAATGTTCTTCTGTGTGTCTTTTATCTCTGCTGCCCATTTCCCTGAAGCCCTTTGTCTTACTCCAATAAACTTGGACCTATTCTTCATCATGAGTTTCTCTCTGTGTTTGCCTTCGTTGGTCTTTTGTTGTTGATGTTCCATATCCATTAATATAAATGTAATCAAGGTAGCCAAAACACAAACATATATATACACGTGTGTGCCCATGCGTGTGCTTGAAAAAAGTATGATTATAACTGTAGTGGAGAGCTCGTTTTCAGTTGCTTGTCACCTATATCTATACTAATTGTGGGGTTAGTATTTGGCTTATAACTGTAGTGGTTGGCATCATCTAACGATTTAATTATCATCGTAGTGGCTTTGGTTTGGTCAACCAAATGAAGCAAATCTAGAATCGTGATGACCACTTACATAGAATGATGTCTTTCACGCTTAAGTTTTAAAATGCTTTCTGGATTGATCATTATTTTATGCATTACTTTTCCACCTTAACATAACACCACTTTTACTATGACGCAAAATGTTGCATGACATTAATGTTTCAAAATCCTAAAATGGGTTTACTAAACATCATAAATGGCGATCCCCTTTGTAGTATGTTTCCTTCAAGCTTAGTTATCCAAGAAAACCGAGCGAATACAAAACTTCAAAACTGTCTCATCACTTATATGCATCGTATGTTCAGTTTCATAACCAGTTCCTTCCAGCTTAGTCTTGCATTTCTCATAACCGGTTCCTTCCAACTTAGTCTTAAAATGCAAACAAATAAAGTGTCACATATTCTAATGATTGCTCCCACAATCTAATTCCCGTGCAACTACagttacaaattaattatttctAATTACCTTTTAattgaaagaaataaaaacattgattaaatttataaaaaaaattcaactaaAATAATAACTAACCCCAACATTAGAGATGAAATAGGTAAATAAGTCATGTCAACTAACAGAAATCTACTGCCAAACCTACGCATATCCAAATTAGActtttttataagtctatttaattaaaaagacTAGCACAAAGACCATAAGAAAAATCTTCTAGGTCGATCTTGCTGACTTAGTCAAATAAACATGAACAATTTCATTATTACCATAttgtaattaaaatacaaaagtaAAGCTTTGTTATCTTGAACTtttgaaaataagttgaaaaaaccTTATGAACTACTtcataagttgtttttataaGTTCTCTCATAAATAATATtgcaaaatttatgttaatagtCTATAAAGATTTCAAAACTTCAAATAGACTAGACTCAAACTAAAAATAAACATATGATAAACTACAGACCAGACTTAAACTTTAAATTTTGTAAAAGATCGGCTCAAGCTTGACAAAACTCAACTCGACCCATCCTATTTCTACCCCTACTCAACATAACTTACTGCAAAATAAAGTTTAAACATTTCTAAATTAAGGATAACTTCGTAAACATCAGAATTAATAGCTGACCCTATTCATATACGGTAATGAAGTCACAAATTCAATAATGTTGGCGGGAATACTTTTAATTGTGGACAAATTATAGATTGGATAAACAAATGTCTACAACCTTGATGCATAAATAGGATCGATACTTCATATGATACACTTCAGAATCTGGtatgataaataaataacaatacaatAAATAGGCCAAAACTGCACGAATTGCCCCACAGACAACCCTATCTTCTCACGCAATATGGTAAGAACAAAACAAAGAGGAATGACACGTGAAGCTCCTAGCCTCAAGTGCATAACCTCCTTTAGGACTCAATCGCACCATGAACACTCATAAATATACACATTCTACAGAAAGTTCCCTTTCCAATCACAATTGACTCTGCATTCTCAAAACTGAAGCCATGCTGCTATAAAAACACCATGCAATAATGAATGATGGAAACCATCTTATGGCAAAAAGAATGGGTAACGAAAAAAGAGAACACCAAACTGGAAAAAGCTTGTTCCCAAAAAGTGCGAGACACCAACTGCCAACCCAGATGCTATGGGAGAAATGATGAATTGCGATCAGCAAAGCTATGCAAACTATGAAGAAAGGATGGATTGTAAAGCAATCTGTTGTTGCGGCTGCAAAGATGACCAAGTGGAAGCAAGAGTAGCTGGTGGTAATGTTTGCTGGAGCTGTCTGAGTAAAGTAACCATTCTGCCAGCTGTTTGTTCTGTTGCAAGGTCTTTACCAGCACATAAAACCTAGTTAACACATAATGGATTCTATTAGAAAGAGAATCAGCTTCAAGCAAATCAGGTATATATTATTACATAAGAAAAACCTGGATTGACTCAAAGATAATGTCTACATGAGAAATGTCAAGAATTGTCAAGTTAATCATTAACTAGTAGTATGTGCAAGGTAACAATAAGGAGGCATATAAACATCAGAGGCAATAAACAATAATCAATATGTTGTAGAAGTTAGGAGTTTGTGCAATGAATTTATGGCTATATGACAGTTGCAATTCTGAATTGTCCATTAGAAATTAATCGTGTATTCAAGACATTCTTGATGCAATTGGGATCATTCCTTGAATCATTTTGTTTGCATAGATACAACAACTTTGCTTAAAATCAAATTTGAGCAATGACTAGCACAAACTTCTCAAAAGGCAAAAATTAGCATGACACCGGTTAAAATTATGAAATTCACACTAAAATCTGACTTGTTTCATTGAGTTAAAAATTACAGGCAACCAATTCATTCACATGGTTGTCCTTCTCACTAAATAAATTTGTCAGGGTGTAATCAAAAGGCATTAATATTTTGACTGACCTCCAAATTCTCtcaaaaacttttaaaatattcATGATTACAGTGGCAAAAATATTTATGCTCGCACTTCTGAACAATCATCGAATTGTTAATGGAAAATTTGGAGCGTTTGACATGTCATATACAGCACAAGAAAATCGTATGGCCTAAGTGATGCTAGTCATATGCCAAAAATAACTTCACTAATATTTTCGTTCTTTTCTTTTTCGGGAAGCAATCATCATACTTCCTCCACCTGTCACTTGGTATAACTTGGTTTTCCCATTAGAATTCCTTTCATCAAAAACAAAACTCTGCTCAATTTTTAGACAACCTACTCCTTAAACTCTAGCTTAATTATTACAAAGTAGCAAATTCATGTTGATAAACTAACCTCTGCAAACACCGCGACTATTTTAGGAAGGTGTTGATTGTTTGGGCCTAACAGTTCACCATCAGACCTGCAGTTAAATAAGGAAAATTAGAACTAGAACAATATGAAAAAACTGCCAGAGCACATCAGCAAACTTAAAGGTGTTTGAGCAGTTAACCTTTCCGCCATTGAACAAAGTTGATCGTGAACAACTTTGGCCTCAATCAAATCACCTTTTATTGGCAGACAGTTCAACCATGCTGGAACTACCTGCAAATGCACCAGGAGATTAGCAAAAACATTAACTAAATAGATGTTTTCCAAAAAAAACACCTAAAGTATAGATACTCAAGCCGTCACAATGAATAGATCTTAGTATTGTTAAACATTGTAGAGgagtaaaaacataaaaacaagtcATAAACAGGGAAAATAGGTGAAGACCTGGGCAGAATCAATACTGTCCCGGTGAAATTGACAGATTTTTCCCAGAGCCGAAACTGCATTGTCATATGCCATTACATTATCTGTATGAAGAGCATTAGGATGCTGGATCACAGCATTTAACCTCGATAGAGCCTCTGCATAAATGACACCATGTGTTACTCGATATAACAGTTTTTAAAAATTCATTAGCATATTAAGCAGTACCTCCAACAAGAGGTTTGAACACAGAACCCCCAAACTCCGCACAAACACCAAGGCCATACACCGCCGCCTGCAGAGCAACGAAGAAATACCAATATTACCAATGAAGACACTTAGAACAATAAAATGGTATTGAAAATGGTGGGCAGCAGATAATGCTAACCTGTCTGACATCCGGAGTCTCATCATTACATGCCTCCAACAGGAATGGAAGATACGTGTCATAATACCTGCTCAATTGGCAATGAAACACAATGAAATTGACAACTCGTCTAGATATCACCACACATTAAAGTGGGAATCTAACAAAAAGTACTCACTTTATAGCTGCTTCACGGCACTGCTCTGCAACATCGTCAAAAATGCAAATTGCAATCCTTCTCTCTTCAGGAGTCTTGTCCCTTCCCTATATCCAAAACAATAGATTAAAAGTCAAAACAATGAAATGTTCAATTCTTAAAGAAAAAATAGATTTTAGATTAGTCGACAGGTTGAAGAGCTGTAGGAAATTTGCTTGAAATAAGATTTGACCATTCAATTTGGAAAATGTAACACAACAAAGTCCCTCAGCATATTTACAATTGAATGAAAGATAATGAGTTTTGGGAGTATAGAAACACAGGACAAATCAAGAACGAGGTTGAGAGTGATAGAAGTCgagaaagagaaagatagaaAATAAGAGGAACTTTGTGGCATAAGAATTGTTGAATGAGAAGAAACTGATTTACACAGATTATGCCACATTTATAGTTATGAATCAAACTCAAAATCCTAACTTGTTTACACCATGGCAGTTGGACTGAAAGTTAGGCCCAACAAATGCAAAATGTGCTTAGAAGTTTGCTAAATCTGTCTCGTGTTGACATAACCACCAAATAGTTTAAAAACTTAAAAGCAAGTTTAAAATTCATCGTTTAAGTCAACTAAAATTCTCATGGATGTGACTCAAACCAGGCAATCATGGCAACTTTAGAAAGGTCCAAATTCAGGAATAAGTAACATCTCACATATTCTACATGTAAATAGTCTTTTCAGTTTATAAACTAAAACTGAGGAGACACTAACATATATTTGTACACCACAGGAAACAAAAAAGAATGCTGAAAGACATTTAGATGAATACACAAAATTTAGTAtcattagaaaaaataaaaacactTGGTAGTTTCCTGGAAGAACATACCCACATAGGTGTCAAATAAGATGACAATTCTTCAAAGAAAGGCAAAAAGGAGGCTTTGAAGGTTTTGATCAAGGTTCCCAGTATCTCACCCACCTGAGAAAATGTGTAAATATTATAATAGGATGGCCAAGAAAAAAAGATAGTAGCCAAGTGCACTTGTGATTATTTGAATTATAGTAAGAGGTACTAACTTGGTCAAAAACTTCTTCCTCTTGTTCATTTTCCTCTTTAATAAGTTCTCCCTCTTCGGCATCAAAATCTTCAGCTTGGGCCCTCTCTGATCTCTCTCGTTTCCTACTTGAACTGGCTGTGATCACCTGTTTTACCTCATCAACAATTGATCTGACCTGCTTCTCATCCAAAAGCATGCCAGAGATCTGTAAGAAGGGAAAAACATATCAGAGCGTATCCAAAAGGGATTTACATTAAATGAACGAAAATAAATCTGGATAGGGGGAGAGACAAACAAAAAAGTTATTACTGTTTAACAAGGATTTCAGAAAGCACCTACTCGTGAACAATAATCAACTTAAATCATACACTAGAAATTGAAGAAAATGACAGCAATATTGCTTGAACAGAAAGAGATGTACAAAATGATGTAAACAATTCGGTGCCCCTGGTTAGTGAAGGCACGTCGAATTTTTGCATCACATATTAATAAACAATACTACAAACTATATAGCAAGTACAAAGTGAAGTGCACCCAACATCAAGTATTAATGAGACAGGCAGTTGTTCAATGCAATTGACAAAGTTTGTTACTACCTCAAGTGAAAAACCGTTCAAATAATCTAACAAACCAATCATAAAACATGAAAAAACAAAACGGTTCAATTCTGATTTCATACGTGACAATCAAAAAGCTTCCACACACGGCATCAGTCGTAACATCAACTAACAACAGTGCCCATGGGGATAACATGAATCGTTTTTTTTTCCTATATGATGATGCTCTTCAATTGTGAGTTATACCAGTACTATCAACTAAGCCATTGTATATATTCAACAATCTAAATtcttaagaaaaaaaaaaaagaaatggaaatACGTATAATGAAAAAACATGAAAACACATATAACTAAGTTATCTGGTGATCCGAACCTGTAGGCACTCATTTAATGAATCCAGCATACTTGCACAAATCTCTGTGTCAGGTTCCTGCAAGCAAACAGAAATGAGAGAATTTAAGAAAGAAATGCCAATTTGGGACACAACCAAGTCAGCCAAAATACAGCAGGGGATATCATATAGATTGATCAAAATTCGCAAACTTATATAGTTATACATAGACTAGAACGAGTATATTAACAAAATACATTCTGCACTTACCAAAGATTGCTTCGATTTATATGAATATTAAAAATACTATGAAGTCTCAAAAGAAAAGACATAAGTATTAAACTATTAAAACCAAAACTAATAAATTACACAGTAAATACCTTGTGCAATGCTTCCACCAAAGCTGGGACGATACTGTCAGTCAGAAACTTCAAATAGCTCACATCCCGACCTTGTGATTGTCCTTTCTCAATAGCTAGCTTTGCAGATCGTAATAGCTCCGGCATTGCTATAAAGGTATTGTAAATAATGAACATTAAAACAGTTAGGATAATAAGACAAATCACATTAATGCAACAACGGAAAATAACTGACCAAACACACACAACCAATCATTCACATACCTGAAACAGCAGCTTTTCTAACCTCCtcatggaaataaaatttaaggaGTGGAACCAAAGTTCCTGCAACCTGCATCACAAAGTAATTGGTGAGAAAATCAAAGTAAGAATAATGCTTCAACAACCTGAATATGCA contains:
- the LOC131603390 gene encoding ethylene-responsive transcription factor ERN3-like, with amino-acid sequence MGTHVYIYVCVLATLITFILMDMEHQQQKTNEGKHREKLMMKNRSKFIGVRQRASGKWAAEIKDTQKNIRMWLGTYKTAEEAARAYDEAACLLRGSNTRTNFSTSHPIPTNSPISLKLKKLLHRKSISNQTQTQTQCQNQSTMMCSSLQGAPIDNSIMVHEKENNSSWSSEESKSLFWVQNQDPNGVDMNMINCELGISPNTLEFDYSWSFPQQRIKELTTSKDDMNVYGLNDCYVEDTYEAYEYDANYSLSHFFCFT